The window TTTATTGGTATAGGATGGGCATGCGTCTGATTAGCTAGTTGGTAGGGTAACGGCCTACCAAGGCGACGATCAGTAGGGGGTCTGAGAGGATGATCCCCCACACTGGCACTGAGATACGGGCCAGACTCCTACGGGAGGCAGCAGTAGGGAATATTGGTCAATGGGCGAGAGCCTGAACCAGCCACGCCGCGTGAAGGAAGAAGGCGTTCTGCGTTGTAAACTTCTTTTATAGGGGAAGAAAAAGGAGATGCGTCTCCAACTGACGGTACCCTATGAATAAGCACCGGCTAACTCCGTGCCAGCAGCCGCGGTAATACGGAGGGTGCAAGCGTTGTCCGGATTTATTGGGTTTAAAGGGTGCGTAGGCGGGTTAGTAAGTCAGTGGTGAAAGCCGGCAGCTCAACTGTCGAACTGCCATTGATACTGTTAACCTTGAGTATAGTTGAGGTAGGCGGAATGGAAGGTGTAGCGGTGAAATGCATAGATATCTTCCAGAACACCGATAGCGTAGGCAGCTTACTAAGCTATAACTGACGCTGAGGCACGAAAGCGTGGGGAGCGAACAGGATTAGATACCCTGGTAGTCCACGCCGTAAACGATGTACACTCGCTGTTGGCGATATTACAGTCAGCGGCCAAGCGAAAGCGTTAAGTGTACCACCTGGGGAGTACGCCGGCAACGGTGAAACTCAAAGGAATTGACGGGGGTCCGCACAAGCGGTGGAGCATGTGGTTTAATTCGATGATACGCGAGGAACCTTACCTGGGCTAGAATGCCCTTGACCGCCCTGGAAACAGGGTTTTCCTTCGGGACAAGGTGCAAGGTGCTGCATGGCTGTCGTCAGCTCGTGCCGTGAGGTGTTGGGTTAAGTCCCGCAACGAGCGCAACCCCTATGTTTAGTTGCCAGCACGTAATGGTGGGGACTCTAAACAGACTGCCTGCGCAAGCAGAGAGGAAGGAGGGGACGACGTCAAGTCATCATGGCCCTTACGCCCAGGGCTACACACGTGCTACAATGGCGCATACAGCGGGTAGCTACCTGGTGACAGGATGCCAATCTCGAAAAGTGCGTCTCAGTTCGGATTGTAGTCTGCAACTCGACTACATGAAGGTGGAATCGCTAGTAATCGCGCATCAGCAATGGCGCGGTGAATACGTTCCCGGACCTTGTACACACCGCCCGTCAAGCCATGGAAGCCGGGGGGACCTGAAGATGGTGGCCGCAAGGCGCTATTTAGGGTTAAACTGGTAACTGGGGCTAAGTCGTAACAAGGTAGCCGTACCGGAAGGTGCGGCTGGAACACCTCCTTTCTGGAGTGTTTCGAAACTCCTGTGGAGCGGTTTGCTGTCAAACAACTATTCTTATGTTATTGAAGAGAAGTTAGAAGAAAGAAGTTAGAAGCTAGACTGGAGCAAGAGTGGTGAAGAGCCAACTCTGCTAAAAAGTCTACCATCTAATCTCTACCATCTAACATCTTAAGGAAAGAACCGGGCTTGTAGCTCAGGTGGTTAGAGCGCTACACTGATAATGTAGAGGTCCGTGGTTCGAGTCCACGCAGGCCCACACGGGGACGAAAGGGATTCGAGAAGGTTCTAGAGAACTAGTTTCAACAGAACAAAGCACGGCAGGAGTCTCCAAGAGCAAAGAAGTAGGCGAAAGAGTCTATAACTAAATACTGGGGGATTAGCTCAGCTGGCTAGAGCGCTTGATTTGCATTCAAGAGGTCATCGGTTCGACTCCGATATTCTCCACCAAGAGAATGTGCTAATTAATAAAACATCTAAGACAGTAGGTTTTAGAGCTGTTGAAACAGAAACAAGTATATGGATCAGTATCGAAAGAGATAGCTGGTTACACTATACTACTATTTTAGTCTCCCAAGAGGGGTACACAGTTGAGCAAACTAGTGACCTTGCCCTTGGGAAGCAAGACTAGGAAAAAGTTCATTGACATGTTGTGAGAGGAAATAGGGTCATACTGGAGAAGCTGTGAAGTTTTTTCAGCTATGAGCATAAAGAAAGTAAGTAAGAGTGTATGGAGGATGCCTAGGCTCTTGGAGGCGAAGAAGGACGTGCTAAGCTGCGAAAAGCTTGGGGGAGTTGCACAGAAACTGTGATCCCAGGATATCCGAATGGGGAAACCCGGCTGTTTGAAGAACAGTCACTCCTTAGGGAGAGCGAACCCGCTGAACTGAAACATCTAAGTAAGCGGAGGAAGAGAAAATAATTTAATGATTGCGCAAGTAGTGGCGAGCGAACGCGCAAGAGCCCAAACCACATCTGTTACGGCAGATGTGGGGTTGTAGGACCTCGATATTGGCGAAGTAAATAAACTGGAAGGATGTGGAAATATCCACCATAGAGAGTGATAGTCTCGTACAGGTAAGTTTACCAGCCATAGAGTGTTCCTGAGTAAGGCGGGACCGGAGGAATCCTGTCTGAATCTGGCAGCACCATCTGCCAAGGCTAAATACTCCCAAGAGACCGATAGTGAACTAGTACCGTGAGGGAAAGGTGAAAAGTACTCCGAATAGGAGGGTGAAATAGTACCTGAAACCATACACTTACAAGCGGTCGGAGCCCATTCGTTGGGTGACGGCGTGCCTTTTGCATAATGAGCCTACGAGTTACTCCTCACTGGCAAGGTTAAGTTCTTTAAGGAACGTAGCCGGAGCGAAAGCGAGTCTGAACAGGGCGATTTTAGTCAGTGGGGGTAGACGCGAAACCTTGTGATCTATCCATGGTCAGGTTGAAGATTGGGTAAAACCAATTGGAGGACCGAACCAGTTAACGTTGAAAAGTTTTTGGATGAACTGTGGATAGGGGTGAAAGGCCAATCAAACTGGGAAATAGCTCGTACTCCCCGAAATGCTTTTAGGAGCAGCGTTGTGGTTAAGTATGACAGAGGTAGAGCTACCGATTGGACTAGGGGGAGTCACATCCTACCAAATCCAGACGAACTCCGAATGCTGATCATATATACACAGCAGTGAGGGCTTGGGTGCTAAGGTCCAAGTCCAAAAGGGAAACAACCCAGACCAACAGCTAAGGTCCCTAAATCTATACTAAGTTGAACTAAGGTGGTCCAGTTGCACAGACAGCCAGGATGTTGGCTTGGAAGCAGCCATTCATTTAAAGAGTGCGTAACAGCTCACTGGTCGAGCGACAGGGCATCGATAATAATCGGGCATCAAGTATAGTACCGAAGCTTTGGATTAGAGAGTAATCTCTACTGGTAGGGGAGCATTCCAATCTACTGTGAAGCTGTGGCGATAAGCCATGGTGGAGTGTTTGGAAAAGCAAATGTAGGCATAAGTAACGATAATGCAGGCGAGAAACCTGCACACCGATAGACTAAGGTTTCCCGGGCAATGCTAATCAGCCCGGGGTTAGTCGGGACCTAAGGCGAACCCGAAGGGGGTAGTCGATGGACAACTGGTTAATATTCCAGTACTGACTGTAATGAGTGATGGGGTGACGAAGGCATGTAACCTCTGCGCACGGACGGAAGTGTGCGTTAAAGGCCGTAGGTATATCCAGAGTAGGAAAATCCGCTTTGGATGCTGAAAGCTGATAGTACGGCAACCCTTCGGGGGCGCCGATAATGAGGCCAAATATACTTCCAAGAAAACCCTCTAAGCGTTTACATTACAGCCACCCGTACCGCAAACCGACACAGGTAGTCAAGTGGAAAACACTAAGGTGCTCGAGTGATTCATGGTTAAGGAACTAGGCAAATTAGACCTGTAACTTCGGAAGAAGGGTCGCCCCTGGCAACAGGGGCCGCAGTGAATAGGTCCAGGCGACTGTTTAACAAAAACACAGGGCTCTGCGAAATCGAAAGATGAAGTATAGGGCCTGACACCTGCCCGGTGCTGGAAGGTTAAGGGGGGAAGTTAGCGCAAGCGAAGCTTTGAACTGAAGCCCCAGTAAACGGCGGCCGTAACTATAACGGTCCTAAGGTAGCGAAATTCCTTGTCGGGTAAGTTCCGACCTGCACGAATGGTGTAACGATCTGGACACTGTCTCAACCATGAGCTCGGTGAAATTGTAGTAGCGGTGAAGATGCCGCTTACCCGTCACGGGACGGAAAGACCCCATGAACCTTTACTATAACTTCACATTGACATTGGGCAACAGATGTGTAGGATAGGCCGGAAGCTATGAAGCGGCGTCGCCAGGCGTCGTGGAGCTAACCTTGAAATACGGCCCTTCTGTTGCTTGATGCCTAACCCGGAAACGGGGACATTGTGTGGTGGGTAGTTTGACTGGGGTGGTCGCCTCCAAAAGCGTAACGGAGGCTTCCAAAGGTACCCTCAGCACGATTGGTAACCGTGCGCGGAGTGTATTAGCACAAGGGTGCTTGACTGTGAGACATACAGGTCGATCAGGGACGAAAGTCGGGTAAAGTGATCCGGTGGTTCCGTATGGAAGGGCCATCGCTCAAAGGATAAAAGGTACTCTGGGGATAACAGGCTGATCTCCCCCAAGAGCTCACATCGACGGGGAGGTTTGGCACCTCGATGTCGGCTCGTCACATCCTGGGGCTGGAGAAGGTTCCAAGGGTTGGGCTGTTCGCCCATTAAAGTGGCACGCGAGCTGGGTTCAGAACGTCGTGAGACAGTTCGGTCCCTATCTGTGATGGGCGCTGGAAGCTTGAGAGGACCTGATTTTAGTACGAGAGGACCGAATTGGACATGCCGCTGGTCTGCCAGTTGTACCGCCAGGTGCACCGCTGGGTAGCTACGCATGGACGAGATAAGCGCTGAAAGCATCTAAGCGCGAAACTCTCCTCAAGATGAGGCTTCCTTATAAGGGTGGTTGTAGACGACGACCTTGATAGGCTGCAGGTGGAAGCGGTGCAAGCCGTGTAGCTAAGCAGTACTAATTGCCCAAATACTTTCTTATGCAGTGGATCCTTCCAGAGCGTAAGCGCTGAAAATACCCCACCTGTTTCCTCTCACTTTTACATGTCATTTATGACATTGTTTTACATGTCATGTTTTTAGCATGACGTGCTTTTACATGCCATTGATGACATTATTTTACATGTCAAAAGATTATGTAGTAGATCTAAAGCAAAAGCTAAAGATGCTATTGCAGGCTGATAAAAGATCAGCTAAGTTAATAATGGTGGTTATAGCACAGGTGTTCACCTCTTCCCATTCCGAACAGAGAAGTTAAGCCCTGTAGCGCCAATGGTACTTGGGTAACACCCGGGAGAGTAGGTCGCCGCCAATCCATTTATACACAAGCCTCACAGTTTACTGTGAGGCTTTTTTTTGCCCCTGACCCTGCAGATAGCTCTTAGATAACTCTGGATGGGGCTTTTTTTGTGCCTGACTCCCCTGTGCATGCCAGATCGAGGTCAGGCTGTAACTGGAGGAAATCTTCCACTAGACCTGCTCCCGCCGCACAACTCCTGGCGGGTGGTAATCTTCCTAAAGCCTCATGGCTTCAATGAGCGGGCATTTAAAGTATTGTGCTCACGTTCATTAAAGCAGAAACTACGCATGAAAATCATTTTTTGGATTAAATAGAGTTATTAGTTATTATCTGCCATAATACATTTTCATGTCTCTGTATTCATTTAAACTGCTTTCATCGCATCATTTGAAATAGATAGAAAATGGATTGAGTTATGCTTTAAAATTACTTGCAGTGAATAATAGGAATAAACAGCTTGAATTAGTACATTAAGTAACTGTAAATCAATCGATTCTCCTGCACTATTCTGATGCCACAGGCATAGAAAGGGAGCTGTTATAGCAGCGGCGTATTGGCGCCAGTATACATCTAGCTTTAGGTGTGATTTTTTCGTAAGCGTAATGCATTAATCTTCTCAGTAGTTACTCTATAGCCTTTCTATTGACTACTGCATTCTTTTTCGTGATCGACTGATCTGGTTATACCTAAAAATTTCAATAATGTTAAGCTCTATCAACCTTCATACGGTAATGATGTGTGCCATCAGCATATGCATTATCCCATTGGCAAGCTGTGAGCAGTCAAAAATTGAGGTGCCTCTTAAGCAGGAGACAGCAGATATGGAAACCACTGCCACTTCTGAAAAAAAAGAGATTAAAACTGCTGCTGTAGTGGATAAGCAGGAAAAACCCATGGTTCCCAGTCAGCGTTATGATGGTAATGTTTCTTTTTAACATTTAGCTGGAGAAGAAATCAGAACGCTATTTGAGTTTTCCTGATTTGGCAGAAAGCACGAGTTAATTACTTAGCAGAACCTGTTACTAACAAAAAAAAGCGAAAGGGGAGACCTTTCGCTTTTGGATATGATATTGTGAAAAACAGATTACATCTGCTCTACCTGTACCCTTAACTGTACATCGTCCATCTCCAGTAACTTACCATCAGCAAGTTGATCCGTAAAGTTTAACTGTAGTGCCTGTGTTTCTGTACAAATGTATTCTTTATTGGCTTCAAGGGCCGAATTTACCAGCTCTTCACCACGCTCTACAGTGATGCTGATCTTGTCCTGTACCTCAAGGCCCATGTCCTTACGCAGGTTCTGCAGGCGGTTTACCAGATCACGGGCAATACCTTCCTGGCGCAGCTCGTCAGAGATATTCATATCCAGTGCTACGGTTACTCCTTCTTCACTGGCAACCGACCAGCCTGGTATATCCTGGGAGGTGATCAGTACATCCTCAATGGTTAAATTGATAGGGCCATTGGGCAGCTGCAGGGTATAAGCGCCATCACGCTCGATCTGGCTGATGTCTGTCTGCTCAAATCTGGCAACGGCGGCGGTTATTTCCTTCATACGCGGTCCATACTCTTTACCAAGCTTGGCAAAGTTTGGCTTAATCTGCTTCACCAGCACACCGGATGCATCATCGATATACTCAATAGCTTTCACATTTACCTCGTTCAGGATCAGGTCTTCTACATCATGGATCTGTTCCCGCTGCTTTGCATTCAGCACAGGGATCAAGATGCGGCTTAGCGGCTGGCGTACTTTAATCTTCTCCTTCTTACGCAGGGAGTGTACCAGCGAAGAAACAATTTGTGCCTTGTGCATCCGCTCCTCCAGCCCAGTATCAATAAAACCATGGTTTGCTTCCGGGAAACGGATCAGGTGCACGCTCTCCTCCTGATGCTTGCTACTTACACTGTTCAGATTGCGGTACAGTAATTCCATATAGAAAGGAGCAATCGGCGCTGCCAGCTGTGCAATGGTTAATAAGCAATCGTACAGGGTCTGGTAAGCAGCTTGTTTATCCTCAGTATAATCACCACGCCAAAAGCGTTTACGGTTCAGGCGAACGTACCAGTTGCTCAAGTCATCAATAGTGAAGTCCTGAATAGCTCTTGCTGCCCTGGTGGGCTCATAATCGTTGTAGGCACGCTCCACATCTATGATCAGGCTGTTCAGCCGGCTAAGTATCCAGCGGTCACTTTCAGGGCGCTGTGCAAGTGGCAACGGCTTTTCTGAATAGCTGAAGCCATCCAGGTTGGCATAGAGCGCAAAGAAGTTGTAGGTGTTGTGCAGGGTGCCAAAGAAGCGGCGCTGTACTTCCAGCACGCCATCCAGGTCGAACTTCAGGTTATCCCAGGGGTTGGCATTGCTGATCATGTACCAGCGGGTAGCATCGGGACCATAGGTATCCAGGGTTTTGAACGGGTCGACGGCATTGCCAAGGCGTTTGCTCATCTTGTTGCCATTCTTATCCAGTACCAGTCCGTTGGCGATCACGTTTTTGAATGCCACATCATCAAACAGCATCACGGCCAGCGCATGCAGGGTAAAGAACCAGCCACGGGTCTGATCTACGCCTTCGGCAATAAAATCGGCGGGGAAGTTTTCTTTCAGCACATCCTGTTGCTCAAATGGCCAGTGCCACTGGGCATAGGGCATGGCACCGGAGTCGAACCAAACGTCGATCAGGTCTGCCTCACGGTACATCTTTTTGCCGCTTTCGCTTACCAGGTACACCTCGTCTACAAACGGACGGTGCGGATCAAATTCTCCATCGATCGGTTTTTGCTGAATACCGGCAGCAATAGCTTTGTCTACCTCTGCCTTCAGTTCGGCCAGGGAGCCAATGCATTTTTCTTCTTTCTTATCTTCGGTACGCCAGATGGGCAGGGGGGTACCCCAGTAGCGGCTGCGGCTAAGGTTCCAGTCTACCAGGTTCTCCAGCCAGTTGCCAAAACGGCCAATACCGGTGCTTTCAGGTTTCCAGTTAATGGTGCGGTTTAAGCGCACCAGCTGCTCTTTATAAGCAGTGGTTTTGATAAACCAGCTCTCCAGCGGATAATAGAGGATTGGCTTATCGGTACGCCAGCAGTGTGGGTAGCTGTGCTCGTATTTCTCTACTTTGAAGGCTTTGCCTTCTTCCTTCAGCTTAATGGCAATGTATACGTCCGTAGGCCTGAAATCTTCTTTGCTGCGATCGGCCTCAGCGTAAAATTCTTCTTTTACATAGCGTCCAGCCAGATCGCCCATTTCTTTAACAAAACGACCCTGCTTATCCACGGCCGGCATCTGGTTGCCATCTTCGTCTTTTACAAACAAACCGGGTACGTTGTTGGCCACGCTTACACGATAGTCATCTGCACCAAAGGCCTGGGCCAGGTGTACCACACCGGTACCATCTTCGGTGGTAACAAAATCGCCTTCCAGTACGGTAAAGGCAGGGAATGCCAGCGGCACATAGGGCATAAGCTGCTCATAGGCTGTGCCCACCAGCTTACTGCCCGGTATTTCTTCCAGCACCTGCCAGGGAATAAGCTTATCACCTGCCTTATAATCTTCCAGGGCAAGATCCTTTGCCTTTTCATTAAAATAAGTACCAATGCGTTCTTTTGCCAGAATGACATTGATAGACTCAAAGGTATAAGGATTATAGGTGGCTACTTTGGCGTAGGTGATGTTCTTGCCAACAGCCAGGGAGTTATTAGAGGGAAGCGTCCATGGCGTGGTAGTCCAGGCCATGATGTAATCCTTCTCGGTATCCTTCACCTTAAAAAGGGCTGCAACAGTGGTGTCTTTTATATTGCGGTAGCAGCCGGGCTGGTTCAGCTCATGCGAGCTAAGGCCTGTGCCGGCGCCCGGAGAAAAAGGCTGAATGGTGTATCCCTTATAAAGCAGGCCTTTCTCGTACAATTTCTTCAGCAGGTGCCAGAGGCTCTCGATGTACTGCGGCTCAAAGGTGATGTAGGGATTGTCAAGGTCAACCCAATAGCCCATTCGCTCGGTGAGGTTGTCCCACTGATCCTTAAATTTCATCACCGCCTCGCGGCATTTCCGGTTGTATTCTTCTACGGAAATTTTCTTGCCGATATCTTCCTTGGTAATGCCCAGCTCTTTTTCTACCTGCAGTTCTACAGGCAGCCCGTGTGTATCCCAGCCGCCTTTACGCTTTACCTGAAAGCCCTGCATGGTTTTATAGCGGCAGAAAATATCTTTAACCGTACGGGCCATTACGTGGTGAATGCCCGGCGTACCGTTGGCCGAAGGAGGACCCTCAAAAAAAGTAAAGGTGGGAGCACCTTCACGCTCATCTACTGATTTTTCAAAAACCTTGTTTTCCTTCCAGTAGGAGAGGACTTTATCGGCAATTTCGGCATAATTGATGCCCTTATACTCTGTGTATTTAGAAGCCATAGCTGCTTAGTCTTCAAAGGAAATGCAAATATAGCCAAAACCTTTTGCTATGACATCTATTTAGCAGGCTATGCTTGCTTTTAGCCAGCTTTATTAAGCTAAAATGCATAAAAGAAACACCGCATTAAGTATGCTTTAGCAGGCTAATAGTACAAGAGCAAAAAGCAGGAATTCAAGGGTTTGGGCAATGGGGTGGTGGTATCAGGGTTGCGATGGGTAGAAATACAGAACATGGTCATCCCTGCTGGTTACAGGCTTTCGCTTATGAGAAGCCTGTAGGCGGCATATGCCGGTACTAATAATAGGCGGCAGAGGGCTCAGGATAGGGTAAGGTAATGATGAACGTAGTGCCCTCTCCCTCCTGGCTCTCAACACGGATCTTTCCAGTATGCATTTTTACTATTTCTTTACATATAAAAAGGCCTAAACCTGTAGATTCTTCTCCTTCCAAGCCCTTTCTTCTGATGCCTTTGAAGCTCATAAACAAGGTTTTCTGATATTTTTCAGGAATACCAATTCCGTTATCCTTCAGTGATAACTCCACATGTTTTTCCTCATAAGAAAGCCGGAACTCTATGCTTCCTCCCTTTGGGGTATATTTTATGGCATTAGAGAGCAGGTTTTCAATAACCTGCCGGAACAGCACGGCATCTACCCTGGCCTTTACATGCTGATCAGGGAAATCGCAGCTTACTTCCAGATGCTTCTTTTTAATCCTGTCCTTTTGCTGACTTATGCTCTCATTGATTAAATCCCGCAGATCATGAATATTCAAATCTATTGAAGTTGCGCTGCCCTTGAGGGTGGCAAGCCTTAGCAGGCTCTGAATAAGGTTTGTTCCCTGCTGCCTTTGTTTACGCAGCATGCTAAGATAGATCTTGTACTTCTCGTACTCTTCTTTCGTCATGCTGTTTTGCATGATTTCGGCAATCATGGATACCCTGTCAAGAGGTGCTCGCAGGTCATGCACAACCATGTTAAGTATATTGGTAATGTGCTCCTTTTCTTCTGTTAAGGTATCATAGATTTCCTTTTTCTGAGTGATATCAACTATATGGCCAACTACCTGCATCACATCAGAAGAGTTTCTTTCTGTTACCGGAAAAGTATTTAGTTCCAGCCACTCAATACCATTTAGTTTATCGTTGGCTTTCAGCTCCACAGATGCCTGGTAATTATTATTCTCCGATAGGTCAGAAAAGAAATTATCGAATTGCTCCAGGTAATCGGGATGAATACATTTTTTTAGCGGGTTTTCTTCTTCGCTTTCAATACCTTCGGCTAACTGATAAAATTGTGGACTTGCAAATTCAACCTCCTTCTTTATCAGGTTGAATACAAAAAAGAAAATTGGTACAGTTTCCGTTATTTTTTTCGAAGGGTTGCTCATTGAAAGTTTTTTTAGAGGCACAGGCCTACTAATATTAATGTAACTAACAGGCAGATGTTTCACCTCCACAATAAAAGATTATTGCAGAACAGACTAAGGTTCCCTCCTCCGTAAGCCGGAACAGAAAAATACATGGATGATTCTTCAGGGGAATATCAAAAAGGTGATGCCCGAATCAGGAGTGGATCATACAAAGAGAGTTTTTGGGCTGAGCTTTAAAGTTTTGCAGAAAAGCTTATTTACCGGCTGCACGCTCATCATCAGCACTATCATCTATCCGTAGCTGTTTTACGTCAATTTCCTCATCCTCAGACTCATTATAGAACTCATCGTAATGTTCAATAAGTGCCATTTCGTCGCGGTCGTATTTGCCGGAGTCAAAGGCGAGCAGCAGGGCAGGCAACAGCAGAAGGTTCGTTAACATGGCCAGCAACAGCGTGGTTGAGGTAAGCATGCCCAGGGCCACGGTACCGCCAAATTCTGAAAAGGCAAAAATTACAAAGCCAAAGAAAAGCACGATAGAGGTATAGATCATGCTGGAGCCGGTTTCGCGCAGGCTTACGCTAATGGCTTTGGCCACAAAAAACTTCTGGTTGATTAGCTCCTGCCGGTACTTGGCCAGAAAGTGTATGGAATCATCTACCGATATACCAAAAGCAATGCTGAAGATAAGGGCAGTACTTGGCTTTAAGGGAACACCTATAAAGCCCATAAGGCCTGCGGTAATGATCAGGGGCACCATGTTTGGTATGAGTGAGATCAGGATCATACGGCCATTGCGGAACAGCAGGGCCATAATCATGGCAATAATCACAATTGCTATGAGCAGACTGCTTTTCAGGTTCTGGATCAGGTATTGGTTTCCTTTTATGAATAGCAGGGTGGTGCCGGTAATGGCCACATCAATACCAAGGCTATCCGGAAAAAGACTGCTTACCTGTGGTTGAACAACATGGCTGATGAGTGAATCCATGCGCAGCGAACCAATATCGGATACCTTTAGCGAAACCCGGATTTTCTGCCCCGTAGAATCCATAAAGGCTCCTGATAGCCTCCTGGCATCAGGATTGTTCTGCAGGTATGGCAACAGGAATGAGCGCTCTCTGCTGGTGGGCAGTTCATAAAAATCGGGATTGCCCTTATAAAAGGCCTGCCTGCTAGCCTTTAGAAAACTAACAAGAGAAACAGGTGGCGAAAACTCCTTTTGTGCTGCCAGAAACTGCTGCAGAGAATCTACCTGCCGGAGTGTATTGAGGTTCATCACGCCCCTGGGCCTTTTGGTGTCTACTACAATCTCCATGGGCATTACACCGCCAAAGTTCTTTTCAAAAAAGGCAAGGTCTTTTTTTACATCACTCTTTTCCGGAATATCATCTACCATATAGGCATTTGAGCGGATTTGCCAGAGGCCTACCAGCGATACGGCCACTACTACTGCTGTAATCGCCATGATGCGGTAGCGGTGGCGGTGCACCAGTACATCAAATGTGGTGAGGATGCTCTCCAGCCGCCGGCTCTCCAGGTGGCGCAGATGCCGGGCAGAGGGTGGTGGCAGGTAAGAGAAGATGGAGGGAATAAGGATGAGGCTCACCACAAAAGTAGCCAGAATATTAAGGCCTGCCACAACGCCAAACTCCTTCAGTACCTGTATGTCTGTGGTTATCAGTACCAGAAAGCCAATAGCTGTGGTAAAGTTGGTAATAAGCGTTACAAACCCAATGCGGCGTACAATGTGGGCAAGCGCCTTCATCTGGTTGCCCGTTTTGGCGTATTCCTGGTGGTACTTATTGAGCAGATAAATACAGTTCGGAATGCCGATCACCACAATAATAGGCGGAATTAGGCCGGTTAGCAGGGTTATTTTATAGCCAAACAGCACCAGCGTTCCCAGCGACCATATGATCATGACAATGATGACCACCATTGGGAACACCACCGCCTTGATGGAACGGAAAAAAACAAACAGAATAAGCGCGGTTACCAAAACCGATAGGAACAGGAAAAGCTTTAGCTCCTGCTGTACTTTGCCCGACATAACCGAACGTACAAATGGCACGCCGGCATAGTGCAGCTTAATGCCAGTCTTCTCCTGAAACAGGCCCGAAACCATCATAATATCGTCCATGAGGCGCTGCCGGTCTACAGAGCCAATCACATTCATATCAACCGTAAGCACCATCAGGGTAGCGCCGTTTTCCGGGTTAATGAGCTGGCGGCTGTAAATACGCTGGTCAAGGGCTACCTGCAGCAGGCTGTCCAACTGCGCCTGCGTGTCGGGTATATCGGTAAAAATTGGGTTTGGCTCAAAGCTGCGCAGGGAGTCGTTTCGCTCCAGGCGGGGCAGCAGGGGCAGGGAAAGAACGCCTTGTACTCCCCTGATCTTTTGCATCTCCCGGCTCATGTAGAGGTAGCGGCTGAAATTAAGTGGCGTATACAGGCTGCTATCCTGCATGCCAACGACCAGTACGTTGCCGTCCTCTCCAAATTCTTCTTTAAAGTTCTGGAGAAAGATCATATCCGGATCTTCGGGTGGTACTACCTGGGTAAAATCATAAGAGAGCCCCAGGCGCGGAATCTGGGCAGCGAAAAAAGCCGTAACAACCGCTACGGCTATCAGCAAATAAAGTCGATACCGGAGTATAAAATAGGAAAGAAATTCAAACATGCTGCTTTGCTGCTCTTCTAAGGTTCATACACCCTGAAACAGGATAGTTCTTTAGCTGGTACATTTCCCCATCACAATACAGGTAGGGCATTGCCTTTAATTTTCCGATAGAGGCTCACGGCATGGCGGTCTGTCAGTCCGGAGATAAAGTCAAGGCAGTTCATGACAAGTTCGTACACACTCATATCATTTATTGGCCTGTATTGCTCGGGCATCAGGCGCAGTACAGAGGTGTGTCGTGCAGAAAAT of the Flammeovirgaceae bacterium 311 genome contains:
- a CDS encoding membrane protein (COG1033 Predicted exporters of the RND superfamily), which produces MFEFLSYFILRYRLYLLIAVAVVTAFFAAQIPRLGLSYDFTQVVPPEDPDMIFLQNFKEEFGEDGNVLVVGMQDSSLYTPLNFSRYLYMSREMQKIRGVQGVLSLPLLPRLERNDSLRSFEPNPIFTDIPDTQAQLDSLLQVALDQRIYSRQLINPENGATLMVLTVDMNVIGSVDRQRLMDDIMMVSGLFQEKTGIKLHYAGVPFVRSVMSGKVQQELKLFLFLSVLVTALILFVFFRSIKAVVFPMVVIIVMIIWSLGTLVLFGYKITLLTGLIPPIIVVIGIPNCIYLLNKYHQEYAKTGNQMKALAHIVRRIGFVTLITNFTTAIGFLVLITTDIQVLKEFGVVAGLNILATFVVSLILIPSIFSYLPPPSARHLRHLESRRLESILTTFDVLVHRHRYRIMAITAVVVAVSLVGLWQIRSNAYMVDDIPEKSDVKKDLAFFEKNFGGVMPMEIVVDTKRPRGVMNLNTLRQVDSLQQFLAAQKEFSPPVSLVSFLKASRQAFYKGNPDFYELPTSRERSFLLPYLQNNPDARRLSGAFMDSTGQKIRVSLKVSDIGSLRMDSLISHVVQPQVSSLFPDSLGIDVAITGTTLLFIKGNQYLIQNLKSSLLIAIVIIAMIMALLFRNGRMILISLIPNMVPLIITAGLMGFIGVPLKPSTALIFSIAFGISVDDSIHFLAKYRQELINQKFFVAKAISVSLRETGSSMIYTSIVLFFGFVIFAFSEFGGTVALGMLTSTTLLLAMLTNLLLLPALLLAFDSGKYDRDEMALIEHYDEFYNESEDEEIDVKQLRIDDSADDERAAGK